In the genome of Podospora pseudocomata strain CBS 415.72m chromosome 2 map unlocalized CBS415.72m_2.2, whole genome shotgun sequence, one region contains:
- a CDS encoding uncharacterized protein (COG:J; EggNog:ENOG503P333), with protein sequence MADSDAPVTLRTRKFIRNPLLGRKQMVVDILHPGRANISKEDLREKLAALYKAQKDQVSVFGLRTQFGGGKTTGFALIYDSPEAMKKFEPRYRLVRVGLATKIERASRQQRKQRKNRQKTLRGTAKVKGPKPKKEK encoded by the exons atggccgacTCTGATGCCCCCGTAACCCTGCGCACGCGGAAGTTCATCCGCAACCCTCTGCTCGGCCGCAAGCAGATGGTCGT ggacatcctccaccccggtcgcgccaacatctccaaggaGGACCTCCGCGAGAAGCTCGCTGCCCTCTACAAGGCCCAGAAGGATCAAGTTTCCGTCTTTGGTCTCCGCACCCAGTTCGGTGGTGGCAAGACCACCGGCTTTGCCCTCATCTATGACTCCCCCGAGGCCATGAAGAAGTTCGAGCCCCGCTACAGACTCGTCCGTGTTGGCCTTGCCACCAAGATTGAGCGTGCTTCCAGACAGCAGC GCAAGCAGCGCAAGAACCGCCAGAAGACCCTCCGCGGTACTGCGAAGGTCAAGggccccaagcccaagaaggagaaataA
- a CDS encoding uncharacterized protein (EggNog:ENOG503NXXF; BUSCO:EOG09263VOP; COG:J), with amino-acid sequence MKPRQMSSWTRTRPYSPFNMSSQNPQVTRFCWQCLQLDAAPEYPDGEVLCLDAVQEEIYKKLFGHDVAFPLPPRYGLKVLKELTSRIERSIVDWEEHEISDNLMTTMSELVSVPLPSEVVAAQQKCHVAYHLSLLQEPSDAAVVLLESRSIISGSGTTGLRTWEAALHMGQYLCTNSTLVKGKRLLELGTGTGYVAILCAKYLGAEHVIASDGSEDVVNNLPDNLFINGLQGTDRVSVSELRWGHALLGTEEEEWNGGREVDVVLGADITYDASVIPALVATLQNLVAISPGVVILIAATERNRATFESFLEVCQKRGFHVHYELFPVLPRPEQRGPFYNDATPIHICQLTVA; translated from the exons ATGAAACCACGACAGATGTCGAGCTGGACTCGAACAAGACCGTACTCACCCTTCAACATGAGCAGCCAAAACCCACAAGTGACCCGATTCTGTTGGCAGTGCCTGCAGTTGGATGCCGCACCAGAATATCCAGACGGTGAGGTCCTTTGCCTCGATGCGGTCCAAGAGGAAATCTACAAGAAGCTGTTTGGCCATGATGTCGCATTCCCGCTTCCTCCCCGCTATGGGCTAAAAGTGCTCAAGGAGTTGACGTCGAGAATCGAACGCTCTATCGTGGACTGGGAGGAGCAT GAAATATCAGATAATCTCATGACCACCATGTCCGAGTTGGTATCTGTTCCATTGCCTTcagaggtggtggctgcCCAGCAAAAGTGCCATGTGGCATACCACCTTTCCCTGCTCCAGGAACCCAGTGATGCAGCTGTGGTCTTGCTGGAATCTCGTTCCATTATCTCGGGTTCAGGGACAACAGGCCTACGAACATGGGAGGCAGCATTGCACATGGGCCAATATCTCTGCACCAACTCAACACTTGTCAAGGGGAAGCGTCTGCTAGAGCTCGGAACTGGAACAGGATACGTTGCCATCTTGTGTGCCAAATATCTCGGCGCAGAACATGTCATTGCCTCGGACGGTTCTGAAGATGTGGTGAATAACCTCCCAGACAACCTTTTTATCAACGGTCTTCAGGGCACAGACAGGGTGTCTGTCTCTGAGCTCAGATGGGGCCATGCTTTGCTGGGgaccgaagaggaggaatggAACGGTGGAAGAGAGGTCGACGTCGTGCTGGGAGCTGACATCACGTACGACGCGAGTGTAATTCCCGCGCTGGTGGCAACGCTGCAGAACCTCGTTGCTATATCGCCTGGCGTGGTCATTCTGATTGCGGCAACAGAGCGGAACAGAGCGACATTCGAGAGCTTCTTGGAGGTCTGTCAGAAGCGCGGGTTCCATGTCCATTATGAACTGTTTCCAGTGCTGCCTAGGCCGGAGCAGAGAGGGCCATTTTATAATGACGCCACCCCTATACACATTTGCCAATTGACGGTTGCATGA
- a CDS encoding uncharacterized protein (EggNog:ENOG503P5EQ), with the protein MATLRSILACLSFRRNRANRAGYTELLYDSLDSHGQIDNEKFGLYSDSPPGNNHEEGQYRSAPLMAYTSSADDDEEQLVAIAKKIVNLMHKAEFNDDSLQIAITDVVGERRWNRKLIEECLDNVVELVEQGRQNMGDAMTEALDKVTDVADEEFAFPRRHPESVDGFIAIVSVGVLAEMQGAWARRGSVADWWMREYKAYIPEGRVETFFTRLDMVDPAD; encoded by the exons ATGGCAACCCTCcgctccatcctcgcctgcCTCTCCTTCCGCCGCAACCGTGCCAACCGGGCCGGCTACACCGAGCTCCTCTACGACTCCCTTGACTCTCACGGTCAGATTGACAACGAAAAGTTCGGCCTCTACTCCGACTCCCCACCCGGCAATAACCATGAAGAAGGGCAGTACCGATCCGCCCCCTTGATGGCCTACACTTCATctgccgacgacgacgaggagcagCTCGTGGCCATTGCCAAAAAGATCGTAAACTTGATGCACAAAGCCGAGTTCAACGACGACTCCCTTCAGATCGCCATCACAGATGTCGTCGGcgagaggaggtggaacCGCAAGCTGATCGAGGAGTGTCTGGACAATGTTGTCGAGTTGGTCGAGCAGGGGAGGCAGAACATGGGGGATGCCATGACCGAGGCGCTGGACAAGGTGACGGACGTTGCGGATGAGGAGTTTGCGTTTCCGAGACGGCACCCGGAGAGCGTGGACGGGTTTATTGCGATTGTCTCGGTTGGAGTTCTGGCTGAGATGCAGGGCGCTTGG gcgaggagggggagtgtaGCTGActggtggatgagggagtACAAGGCGTATATCCCCGAGGGCAGGGTTGAGACCTTCTTTACAAGGCTGGATATGGTGGATCCTGCTGACTAG